In Actinomyces marmotae, the DNA window TCGGGCAGATCCGTCATCGCCAGGGCCACGCCCTCGCGCCTGCCCGCCCGCGAGCCTCCGGGGCAGCCGGCGGTCACGACCAGTTCGTCGGCCCGCCCCCTGTGGGCGCGCTCGGGCAGCGGCGGGGCCCAGGGCCGCCACGGGCCGTTGGAGCCCGCGCCACTGCCCTTCCCCGGCCCCCGACCGGGGGAGCGCGGGCTCTGATGGGCCTGGCGCACCTGCTCCACAAGCGCCTCAAGCCGCCCGCGCGGGCCGCACCAGGGGGCCTGGAGGACCTCCTGGCTCCTGGAGGCGGCGCAGCCCTCGACGATGACCCTGCCCGGGTGGCGGGGGAGCAGGGCGGCGCCGTCATGGCCGATGACGTCCCGCGAGTCCGCCGGGTCCAGCACCCGCAGGCAGGCCCGGATCGTCGTGTTGGCGCGCATCGCCGGTGAGACCGCGCCGGCGGGGCGCTGCGTGGACAGGATGAGGTGGACGCCGAGGCTGCGGCCCTGAGCCGCCACCCGCACGAGGGCGTCGAGGACCTCGGAGTGCTGGTCCGCGAGGGTCGCGAACTCATCGACGGCGATGAGCAGGCGGGGAGGGGCCTGCTCGGGGGCGAGCGCGCCGTCCGCGGGAGCCGAGGCGCATCGGCGCTCGAGTTCGCCCAGGTCCCGGGCCCCATGCGCGGCGAGGAGGCGCTCTCGGCGCCGGAGCTCGGCCTCCAGCGAGGACAGCGCCCGGGCTGTGGCGGCGGGGTCAAGATCTGTGAGCACGCCCGCCGTGTGCGGCAGGTCCTCCAGGGGGCCGAAGGCCGCCCCGCCCTTGTAGTCGACGAGCACTAGGCACAGCCGCTCCGGCGGCGCCCCCAGGACCAGTTGCAAGAGCCATGCGGTGAGCAGTTCGGACTTCCCCGAGCCCGTCGTCCCGGCCAGAAGGGCGTGGGGCCCGTCGGCCACGAGGTCCACGTCGACGGCGCCGCGCGGCCCGACGCCGAGGATCGCGGGCAGCCGCATCCCGCCGGGGCTTGTCAAGCGCCACCGCTCGCGGATGGCTCGCGCGCTGACAGGGCCGGTGAGCTCGCCCAGGGGGACTCCCTCGGGGGGAGCCAGGGGATCCTCCGCCCCGGTGGGAGCGCCTCGCCCGCGCGGCCCGGCGGGATTGGAGCGCCGGGGGAGCTGGCGGCCTGAGGCGAGGAGGACCGCCTCCCACCAGCGATCGGTGATGGCCGGGGCTCCTCTGGGAGCGCGTCGCGCGCTCAGCGCTCTCGCGGGCAGCCCCGTGCCCCGGGGCGCGATGAGCAGCTCGGCGCGATCGCCGCGCCAGGTCGCCACGATCCCGGTGGACTCGGCGTCCCCGAACATCTGGAGGTCCAGGGCGCCGCGGCTCGTGCCGAGCGCCGCCGAGGGGGCCGCGCTCGGGGTCCTCCAGTTCGCCGGGGAGTGGGGGACCAGGGCTCGCGCGGTCCCCGGGGCCCGGGAATCACCGGGCTCGCCGGGCTCACCGGGCCCGCCCGCCCCGCCCGGCGCAGCGGGCGCAGACGCGCCCGGGGCCTGCCCGGCCCGCCCGCCTGCCAGCGGCGCGGAGGCGAAGCCGGCTGGCGCTCCGATCCGAGCTAGCACTTGAGCCGCCCACCATCGCTGGGCCCGCGAGGCGCCGGAGCCGGTGAGGGCCAGGCGGTCCCCGGGCTGGAGGGCCAGGGCCGTCCTGCGCCGACGGCGCCCGAGCCAGGCCGCTGGCTCCTCGCCCGGGGCGCCCGCGCCCGGGGCGCTGAGGGGGGAGGCCTCGGCCGCTCCGGACAGCGCCCGCGCCGCCACGGCGAGGAGCACCTCGGAGGGGTCGGGCCGCCGACGCGACCGGCCCCGCCAGCCCGCGCGACCGGCCCCGCGTCCCCGGGCGCTCCCGCCGGAGATCAATGAGCCGATCCTCATGATGCCCATGAGGAGCATCGGCGCCAGCATGAGCATCCCTACGCCGCCGCGCCCGCCCATGCGCAGCGCGCCGGCCACGATCGTCCCCATGACGAGCAGGCAGAGCAGGCCGGCGATGATGGAGCCGATCCGCCTCCTCCCTGAGGGCTGACTGCTGCCGGGAGCCGGGACGAGGAGCGAGGTGGGGCGGCGCCGCAGTTCCAGCACGCTACCCCCCACCCTCAGGCGCTGGCCCTCTCGGAAGGCGCGCGGGCGGCGGAGCCGGCGCCAGCCCCGCAGGCGCCGTCTCGCCCGGGTCCCGTTGGCCGAGCCCGCGTCCCCGATCATGACGCGGTCGGTCCTGCATCGCACCCGCAGGTGCTCACGGGAGATCTCCGGATCGCTCAGCGCCCCGCAGCGCCCGATCGTCCCCGAGGCGGGGAGCGGGAGGACCAGACCGGCGTCGGGGCCGCAGAGCACCGCCATGTGCCAGGCGCGGCCCAGGGCCTGGCGGGCCGCGGAGGCGGGGGTGTCTGGGGCCGTGGAAGGCGGGCGTGCGAGCATGGCACGAGAGTGCGCCCCGGGGCCGGTCCCGCGCTCGGCCACTGTGGATAGGCGCCCGCTGGGGCTGCATGGCGCCCCCGGTGGTTCACGGCGGACCGCGAGACGACGGCGCCACTGCTCCCGGGCGACCGCCGTCGCCGGGCGGTGACGGGCATGGGGGAGGATGGGGGCATGACTGAGCGAACCGCGCCCGCCGCGCCATCAGCGCCGTCGTCCCTCGACGAGCAGCTCGACGCCCTCCTGGCCTCCCCGGGGCTCGCCGGCGTCCCCGAGGCCGACCGTCTGCGCTGGGCCGGGCTCGTGCGCGCCATCGAGGCCGCCCGCGCCGACTACTACGACGTGGTCGAGAACGCCCCCGAGAGCGCGGGCGCCGGCACGGGGATCATCGTCTCGGCCATCTCCGACGCCGACTACGACGAGCTCTACCGCCAACTCGAATCCCTCCAGGACACCCATCCGGCCCTCGACAACGCCCTGTCCCCCACGCGCGCCGTCGGCGGCAGCGCCACCCGGGGCTTTCCTCCCGCCACTCACCACGAGCGCATGTACTCCCTGCAGGACGTCTTCAGCCCCGAGGAGGTCGGGGAATGGGCCGCGCGCATGAGCGCCGCCACCGGGCGGGCCGATGCCGACCTCGCCATGACCGCCGAGGTCAAGATCGACGGCCTGGCCATCGCCCTGACCTACACCGATGGGCGCCTGACCCGCGCCGCCACCCGCGGCGACGGCATCACCGGCGAGGACATCACCGCCAACGCCCGCACCATCGACTCCATCCCGGAGCGCCTTACCGGAGTCGAGCCGGGCGCCCCCAACGGCGCGGGCCTGCCGTCCCTCGTGGAGATCCGCGGCGAGGTCTACTTCCCCGTCGAGGAGTTCGAGGCCTTCAACGCCGCCAGCCGCGCCGCCAACGAGAGGGCCGAGGCCGACTACGCAGCCGGGCGCGCCACCCGCCGGCCCAGCGCCCTGCCGGTCTTCGCCAATCCCCGCAACGCCGCCGCCGGATCCCTGCGGCAGAAGGACCCCCGGATCACCGCGGCCCGGCCCCTGGCCTTCATCGCCCATGGCATCGGCGCCATCACCCCCGCCCCCGGACTCGACCTGCCCCCCAACCAGCACGAGTGGTACGAGCTCCTGGAGCGCTGGGGGCTGCCCACATCTCCCTACAACGCCGTCGTGCGCGGCGCCGCCGAGCGGCAGGCCTACATCGACCGCTACGCCGAGCACCGACACGACCTCCTCCACGAGATCGACGGCATCGTCTTCAAACTCGACGACCGCTCCCTCCAGGACGAGCTCGGGCACACCTCCCGCGTGCCCCGCTGGGCCACCGCCTACAAGTACCCGCCCGAGGAGGTCCACACCCGGCTGCTGGACATCGATGTGCAGGTCGGCCGCACCGGGCGCGTCACCCCCTTCGGGATCATGGAGCCCGCGCTCGTCGCCGGCTCCACCGTTGCCCGCGCCACCCTCCACAACGCCGCCGAGGTGGCCCGCAAGGGCGTCCTCATCGGCGACATGGTGGTGCTGCGCAAAGCCGGCGACGTCATCCCCGAGATCCTGGGGCCCGTGGTCGCCCAGCGCGACGGCACCGAGCGGCCCTTCGTCATGCCGTCGGCCTGCCCATCCTGCTCCACCCCCCTGGCGCCCGCCAAGGAGGGGGACGTGGACCTGCGCTGCCCCAACACCCGCTCCTGCCCCGCCCAGGTCACCGAGCGCATCGCCCACATCGGCTCACGCGGCGCCCTCGACGTCGAGGGCCTGGGGGATGAGGCCGCAGCCGCCCTCACCCAGCCCGACGCCGGACGCCCCGAGGCCATCGCGGCGCTCGCCGCCGGGGCGCGCCTGGACACCGAGCGGGGCCGCCTGCGCCTGCCCGCCGCTCAGCTCGACGCCCTCCACCCCTCCCAGCGCGCCGACGCCGTCGAGGCTCTCCTCGCCGAGCACGGCATCATCGAGCAGGATCCCGCCATCGCGGGGGAGGGGGAGCTCTTCGACCTCACCGCCGAGGACCTGCGTGACATCATGGTCTGGCGCCCGGTCACCACGCGCGGGCGCCCCACCGGCGACTGGCGCCTCGTCCGCTACTTCTGGACCAAGCCCACCCTCACCAAGGACGGCGAGGTCAAGAGGCCGACGACGCCGGCCAAGAACGCCACCGCCATGCTCTCCCAGCTCACCGCCGCCAAGGACCAGCCCCTGTGGCGGGTGCTCGTGGCCCTGTCCATCCGCCACGTCGGTCCCACCGCCGCCCGCGCGCTCGCCGCCCGCTTCGGATCCCTGGACGCGCTTCGCGCCGCGAGCCCGGAGGAGCTGGGAGAGGTCGAGGGCGTGGGCCCCACCATCGCCGCCTCCTGGATCGAGTGGATCGGCGTGGACTGGCACGCCGAGATCCTTCAGCGCTGGGCCGCCGCCGGGGTGCGCACCGCCGACGACGCCGCTGACGGCGAGGCCCCCGCCCGCACCCTGGAGGGGCTGACCGTCGTCGTCACCGGCGCCCTGGAGGGCTTCACCCGCGACAGCGCCAAGGAGGCCATCGTGGCGCGCGGCGGCAAGGCCGCCGGAAGCGTGTCGAAGAAGACCAGCTACGTTGTCGTCGGCGCCAACGCCGGCTCGAAGGAGGCCAAGGCCCGCGACCTCGGCCTGCCCGTCCTCGACGAGCGGGGATTCAACGCCCTCCTCGCCGGTGGGCCGACTGCCCTCGACGCCATGGGGGCGTGACGGAGCGGGAGACTGACCCGCGCGGCCATCCCCCGCCCCGCCATGCTCGTCAGGGCCTCCAGTTTCAGGCCGCGCGGCGCAGGACCTCTCTGAGCGGGACGCGGCTGCCGGTGCGGGTGACCGCCCGGGTGTAGACCACCGAGCCGAGCTTGACCAGCAGGATGGTGGCCAGGAGCGTCGCCGCCATCGTGATGGCCTGCTCAGCGGGGGAGGAGACCCCCAGGATCTGCCTGGCCGGCATCATGTAGGGGGAGAACAGCGGGAAGTAGGACAGCACGCGGTACAGCGTGGAATCCGGGTCGCCCTGCATCATGAAGATCGAGGCCATGTAGGGGATCATCCCCAGCATGAGCAGGGGCGTGGTGACGCTGGGGGCGTCCTCCTGCCGGCTCACCAGCGCCCCGGCGGCGCCGTACAAGGAGGCCATGAGCACGAAGCCGAGGACCATCCATGTCATGATCAGTGCCATCGTGCTGTTGATGGGGATGTCCACATCGTCGAGCAGCCCCACGGTCCTCGCCGCGGCCGCGCCGACGATGCCGATCAGGGAGAAGCTCACGATGGTCGCCGCGCCGATCCCCAGGATCTTGCCCGCCAGCAGGGATGTGGGGCGAACGCAGGCCAGGAGGATCTCCACGATCCGGCTCGCCTTCTCCTCCACGACGCCCATGGCGAGTATTTGGCCACCACCCATGATGACGGACAGCAGGAGGATGTCCGCGGTCAGCAGGAAGGCGTAGCGCTGGGCGAAGCCCTTGTCCTCGTACTTCGGAGGGGAGACGGCGTCGACCTCGGGGGTCGCGCTGGCCAGTGCCGTCGCCACCGCGGAGGGATCGCCGCCCAGCCGCGTGATCCGGTCCGACAGGGCCGCCTGCTGGAGGACCGCGGTGATGCCCGCCTTGACCTGCTCGCTCGCCTTCTCGTGGACGCGCAGGACGGGGGTGGCGCCCGTGAGATCAAGGATCATGTCCAGATGCGCGACCTCGTCATCATCCGCGGCCAGGGCGGCCGTCGCCGCCTCTCCTGTGAGATCGCCCTCGAACTGGCTGACCGCGATCACGGCGCCCTCGGAGTCGGTGACCTGGCTCAGGCCGGGCAGGGCGGCGGGGCTCGCCCCGGCCACCGCCACGCGGTAGGCCTGATGGTCGCCACCGGTGAAGAGGCTGAATCCGATGATGCCCCCCACCACGACCACGAGCATGACGATGACCGAGATGAGCCACGGCTTCTTCGACATCTGGCTCTTGAACTCGCGCGCGGCGACGAGCCGGATCTCCTGGGCAGAACCCATGGCGGCCCCGGCGGGGGCTGCCACTGACCGCGGCGGGGCGGTAGGCGAGGCGCTCATGCTCGCGCCTCCTTCTTCTCGGAGGACTGGGCGGCGGGGGAGGGGGCGGCCAGGGCCTCGCGGAACACCTCGGTCAGGCCTCGGCGCGCCTGGCCGAGCTCGCGAAGCGCCCCGAGGCGGGTGGCGACGGCGAGCAGCGCCTGCTCATCCGGCCCGCCGCAGGTCAGCTCCAGGGTCCCGGGAAGCCTGCCGGGCGCCGCGGCGGGCTCCGGCAGGGCCGCCATGGCCGCAAGGGCGGTGGCCTCGTCCAACCGGGCGGCCTCGACGACGGCGCGCCAGCGGCGCCCGCCGGTCGCCCGCAGCTCCTCGACGGTGCCGTCGGCCACGAGCCCGCCCGAGCGGATGATGATCACCCGGTCCACGAGCCGCTCGACGACGTCGAGCTGGTGGGAGGAGAAGAGCGTGGGGACTCCAGCGGCGGCGCGCTCGCGGATGACATCGGACATGACCTCGACGGCCACGGGGTCCAGGCCGGAGAAGGGCTCATCGAGGATGAGCAGCGCGGGGTCGCCGACGAGCGCCGCGGCGAGCTGGACGCGCTGCTGGTTGCCCAGTGAGAGTTTCTGCACGTCGTCGTCGCGCCGCTCGGCGACGCCCAGGCGCTCGGTCCAGGCGTCCGAGGAGGCCTGGGCGGCGCTCTTGCTCAGGCCGTGGAGGCGGCCGAGATAGGTGAGTTGCTCCCCCACCCTCATCTTGGGGTAGAGGCCGCGCTCCTCGGGCATGTAGCCGATGCTGCGGCGGAAGGAGGCGTCGAGCTCGACTCCATCCCAGGTGGTGGTGCCGGAATCAGCCTCGAGGACGCCCATGGTGATGCGCATGGTGGTCGACTTACCCGCGCCTCCGCTCCTCCTTGGGGAGGGGAGCGTTGCCCGCCGCCACCGGATGGCCGGGCGCCGGGGGCTCGGTATTGTGGCGCCGTGCCGACCATCAAGGCGATTGCTGAGGAGACGATGCCCGAGGACCCCCATCCCCGCCGGGGCCCCGGGGCCCGCTCGCGCCGTCGGGAGCGGACCGGTCGCGCCATGGGGCGGAGCCGCTGCCGGAGGCGCGACGCCCTCGCCCTCATCGGCGCCTGCGCCATCTGCCTCCTCTCCATCGGCGCGATCACCGCCATCCCCGTGCTGTCCTACTCGCTCATGCTCGGCGCCTGGGGACTCGACGCCGTGGCCGTGATGGCGCTGCTCGCCGTCGTGGCCGGCTACCGGGCCCTCCGGCGGCGCCGCGAGCCGGGGGCGCGGATGCGCGTGGCGACGGCCGGGCTGGTCTGCCTAGCGCTGGCCATCACGGGGTGGATGGGGGCCGCGCAGATCCGCTTCGCCCACGCGCAGGGAGTCGATCTATCGGTCCTCGGCCTCACCGGCATCGGGCAGTGGGGGCGCGGCCCCGATGTCGCCCCCGTCGTCCTGACTGACGCCGCCAGCCGCCAGACCCTTCGCGCCGGGATCTGGTACCCGCGGGGCAAGGCCCCGGGGGACGGCGGAGAGAAGGCCCCGATCGTCGTCCTCCTGCACGGCGGCGGGTGGCGCACGGGGGATCGCGACAACCCCATGACGCGCATCCAGGCGGACTGGCTCGCCGACCAGGGCTATGTGGCGATCGCCCTGGAGTACCCGCTTTCCCTGAGGGACACGCCCACATGGGAACTCGCCCAATCCCGGCTCGTGTGCTCACTGGCCTGGGTGGGCGCCCATGCCGGGGAGCACGGCGGGGACCCGGGCAGGCTCGCCGTCGTCGGGGACTCCTCCGGCGGGCACCTCGCCCTGGAGACGGCCTACCGGCAGGCCCTGGGGGGCCTCGACCCGAGCGGGCCCGACGCCCCGACGGACGCCGATGGCGAGACGCTGCCGGCCTGCCAGGGGAACGTGCCCACGATCCGCGCGGTGGCGACGACCTATCCGATCACCGACCCCGCGGTCTTCCACGACAACCCCGACCCGATCCTGTCCGGGCCTGTGGCGAGCCGGGCCCGCCTGTACGTGGGAGGCGGACCCGCGCAGTACCCGGAGCGCTACGCGTCCATCGACCCCGCCCGCAAGGCCGCGGCCGCGGGGGCCGCCGCCCCGCCGGTGCTCATCGTCCACGGCGAGGGGGACCACGTGGTGCCCGTGAGCGGGACGAGGGACCTCGACGCCGTCCTGGAGGCGGCCGGCGCCCGCCACGAGACGATCATCGTGCCCTACGCGGATCATGTCTTCGACCTCAATGGGGGCTCCGTGGCCTCCCAGATCTGGCGCGCCAAGACCCTTCAGCTCCTGCGCGGGGCCGGCTTGGGGGCGTGACGGCGCGGCGGCGCGCGGCACCGGTGGCGGTGCGGGGCACCGGCCTGCTCGGACGGCGGTCGGCGGCGGGCGGTATCGTGGGGCCGTGCACCTCAAGACGTTGACGATCAAGGGCTTCAAGTCCTTCGCCTCGTCAACCACGCTGCGCCTGGAGCCCGGCATCACCGCCGTCGTCGGCCCCAACGGCTCGGGCAAGTCCAACGTCGTCGACGCCCTGACCTGGGTCATGGGGGAGCAGGGCGCCAAGAACCTGCGCGGCGGCACCATGGCCGACGTCATCTTCGCCGGCGCCGGGTCGCGGCCCGCGCTCGGGCGCGCAGAGGTCTCCCTGACCATCGACAACGCCGACGGCGCCCTGCCCATCGATTACTCCGAGGTCACCATCACCCGCACCCTCTTCCGCGGAGGCGGCTCGGAGTACCAGATCAACGGCGCCCAGTGCCGCCTTCTCGACGTCCAGGAGCTCCTGAGCGACACCGGCCTGGGACGCCAGATGCACGTCATCGTCGGCCAGGGGCAACTCGACGCCGTCCTGTCCGCCACCCCGGAGGATCGCCGCGGCTTCATCGAGGAGGCCGCCGGCGTCCTCAAGCACCGGCGCCGCAAGGAGCGCGCCCTGCGCAAGCTCGACTCCATGGCGGCCGACCTCGCGCGCGTCGCCGACCTGGCTAACGAGCTCCACCGCCAGCTCGGGCCCCTGGCCAAGCAGGCCGCCGTCGCCCGCCGCGCCCGCACCATCCAGATCGAGGTCCGTGACGCCACCGCTCGGCTGCTCGCCGACGATGTCGTCGCCGCCCAGCAGCTCCTCGAGGCCGGCCAGGAGGACACCGCCGCCGTCACCGCGCGCCGCGCCGCCGCCGAGGAGGCTGAGAAGGCCGCCCGTGATCGCCTGGCCGGGCTCGCCGAGGTCGAGGCGGGCGCGGGTCGCAGGCTCGCCGCCGCCACCCAGGTGTGGGAGAGCCTCACCGGCGCCGCCCAGCGGCTCTCCTCGCTCGCCGACATCGCCGCCGAGCGGGTCAGGGGACTGGCCAACGCGCCCAAGCCGTCCTTTGGCACGGACCCTGAGGAGTTGGACCGGCGCGCTGAGGCCGCCGCCGCCGAGGAGGCTGAGCTCGCTGAGCGGATCGAGTCGACCCGCAGCGCCCTGGCCGCCGCCACCCAGGAGCGGGCGGAGGCCGAGGCCGCGCAGAGCGCCGCCGAGAGCGCGCTTGCCGCCCTTCAGCGCCGACAGGCCGAGCATCGGGAGAAGGTGGCGCGCGCGGGTGGCCGCCTGGCCTCCGCCCGCTCCCGCCACGAGGCCGCCACCGCCGCCCGAGAGCAGGCCCGCAGCGCCCTGGCCGCCGCGGAGGAGCGGCGGGCCGCCGCCCAGGCCGCTGTGGAGGAGGCCACCCCCGGGGCCGGCGAGGGCCCCGCCCCGGATGAAGGCGCGCCGGGGAGCGCCAGCGCCGAGCAGATGGAGGCCACCGCCCGTCATGAGGCGGCGACGGCGGCCCTCGCCTCCGCGCGCGACGCGCTTGCCGCCGCGACCGAGGCCCGCTCCCAGGCGGCCTCCGAGCAGGCCACCTGGGCCGCCCGCCGCGACGCCCTGGCGCTGTCCCTGCGGGCGGAGGACGCCACCGCCGAGCTCGCCGAGGCCGGACTGGAGGGATTGCTCGGGGCGCTGCCCGAGCACCTGAGCATCGACAAGGGCTGGGAGAACGCCATCGCCGCGCTTCTCGGGGACCTGGCCGCAGCCGCCCTGGCCACTGACGAGGCCGCGGCCATCGGCGCCCTGGAGCGCGCCCGCGGGGCCGAGGCCGGAGCGATCCGGCTCATCATCGCCCAGGAGGGGACTGGCATCGACGGGGCCGCGGATGCGCCTGAGCCCCCGGTGGAGGGGGGCAGGACCGGTCTCGATCGTGATTTCGACCGGTCTCGGCCCGTAGGCCCGGTGGAGGGAGCCATCCCCGCCAGTGACCTGGTCGCCATCCAGGCGGGCACCGCGCAGCGCGCTGGCCTGCGGGCCGCGCTCGACCGTCTCCTCGCCGGGGCGTGGGCCGTGCCCGATCTGGAGACCGGCGTCGCGGCGCGCGCCGCCGACCCGCGGGCAAGGGTCGTCACCCGCGACGGCGACATCCTGGCCCCCGGATGGGCCGCCGGGGGCGGGCGCGGCTCGGCCAGCGTCCTCGAGCTCGCCGCCGCCCATGACGAGGCCGCCAGTCGGGCCGAGGCCGCCCGTGAGGCCCAAGAGGCGGCGGAGACGGCCCTGGCGGGGGCCCGCCAGGCCGAGGAGGCCCGCAGGCACGGCCTCACCGCCGCCCTGGAGCAACTGCGCCGCGCTGACGCCGAGGCCGCCCGCGAGGCTGAGGCCCTGGCCCGCCTCGCCTCCGCCGCCCACGCGGCCACCGAGGAGGCCGGGCGCGCCAGGCGCGTCCTGGAGCGAGCCGAGGAGGAGGCCGCTCAGCGCACCGCCGAGCTGGCCGCCGCCTCCACCGCCCTGGCCGAGATCGAGCAGGGCCGCGGCTCGGGCGCCCCCGACGGTGAGGAGGGCGCCGCGACAGGGGCGCCGGTGGACGCCGAGGCGGCCATTGAGGCGGCCCGGGCGCGCCGCGATGAGGCGGCCGAGGCGGCCACCGCCGCCCGCGTCGCCGAGACCGATGCCCGCCTCGCCCTGCGCACCGCCGAGGAGCGCGAGCGCTCCGGGCGGGGCCGCTCCGACTCCCTGCGCCTGGCCGCCCGGCGCGAGCGCGAGTCCCGGGCAGCCGCCGAGCGCGCCCAGGAGCGCCGAGCGCGGCAGCTCCTCGTGGCCCAGCGGGTGCGCGATGAGGCGCGGCGGGCCGCCGAGGCGGGCCGCGAGTGGGCCGCCGAGGCGGCGGATCGGCGGGCCGCCGTCGAGGCGGAGCGCGCCGAGTCCCTGGAGGCCACCCGGGAGGTCCGCGATGAGATCGACCGCCTCACCAAGGAGATCGCCGCGCTCACCGACGCCGCCTACCGGGAGGAGATCGCCCGCGCCGAGCACCGCACCCGCCTGGAGGCCCTGGCCGAGCGGGCGCTGACCGAGCTCGGGCTCGAGCTCGACCCCCTGGTGGAGGAGTTCGGACCGCATATGCCCGTCCCCGAGATTGGGCAGGACGACGCCGAGCCGGCGCCAGCCCCGTCAGAGCCTCCCGGCGCCTGTGAGCCGGGGGTCGCCGTGCCGGGGGCCGCCGAGCCGGGGGTCGCCGAGCCGGGGGAGGGGCCCGGCGCGCGGCGCGCTCCGCGGACCCCGACGGCCCGCCCCGGGCGGCCCTACGCGCGCGCCGAGCAGGAGAGGCGCCTGGCCCGCGCCAAGCGCGATCTCGCCCGCCTGGGCAAGGTCAACCCCCTGGCCTTCGAGGAGCACGCCGCGCTGGCGCAGCGTCACCGCTTCCTCGCCGAGCAGCTCGCCGACCTCAAGCGCTCGCGCGCGGATCTGCTGGGGATCGTCGAGGAGATCGACGCGCGCGTGCAGGAGGTCTTCACCTCCGCGTATCAGGACACGGCCCGTGAGTTCGCCTCTGTGTTCGACCGCCTCTTCCCCGGCGGCGAGGGCCGCCTCGTGCTCACCGACCCGGGCGACATGCTCACCACGGGCATCGAGATCGAGGCGCGCCCGGCGGGCAAGAAGGTCAAGCGCCTCTCCCTGCTCTCCGGCGGGGAGCGCTCGCTCGCGGCGGTGGCCCTGCTCATCGCGATCTTCAAGGCGCGCCCCTCGCCCTTCTATGTC includes these proteins:
- a CDS encoding chromosome segregation SMC family protein; translation: MHLKTLTIKGFKSFASSTTLRLEPGITAVVGPNGSGKSNVVDALTWVMGEQGAKNLRGGTMADVIFAGAGSRPALGRAEVSLTIDNADGALPIDYSEVTITRTLFRGGGSEYQINGAQCRLLDVQELLSDTGLGRQMHVIVGQGQLDAVLSATPEDRRGFIEEAAGVLKHRRRKERALRKLDSMAADLARVADLANELHRQLGPLAKQAAVARRARTIQIEVRDATARLLADDVVAAQQLLEAGQEDTAAVTARRAAAEEAEKAARDRLAGLAEVEAGAGRRLAAATQVWESLTGAAQRLSSLADIAAERVRGLANAPKPSFGTDPEELDRRAEAAAAEEAELAERIESTRSALAAATQERAEAEAAQSAAESALAALQRRQAEHREKVARAGGRLASARSRHEAATAAREQARSALAAAEERRAAAQAAVEEATPGAGEGPAPDEGAPGSASAEQMEATARHEAATAALASARDALAAATEARSQAASEQATWAARRDALALSLRAEDATAELAEAGLEGLLGALPEHLSIDKGWENAIAALLGDLAAAALATDEAAAIGALERARGAEAGAIRLIIAQEGTGIDGAADAPEPPVEGGRTGLDRDFDRSRPVGPVEGAIPASDLVAIQAGTAQRAGLRAALDRLLAGAWAVPDLETGVAARAADPRARVVTRDGDILAPGWAAGGGRGSASVLELAAAHDEAASRAEAAREAQEAAETALAGARQAEEARRHGLTAALEQLRRADAEAAREAEALARLASAAHAATEEAGRARRVLERAEEEAAQRTAELAAASTALAEIEQGRGSGAPDGEEGAATGAPVDAEAAIEAARARRDEAAEAATAARVAETDARLALRTAEERERSGRGRSDSLRLAARRERESRAAAERAQERRARQLLVAQRVRDEARRAAEAGREWAAEAADRRAAVEAERAESLEATREVRDEIDRLTKEIAALTDAAYREEIARAEHRTRLEALAERALTELGLELDPLVEEFGPHMPVPEIGQDDAEPAPAPSEPPGACEPGVAVPGAAEPGVAEPGEGPGARRAPRTPTARPGRPYARAEQERRLARAKRDLARLGKVNPLAFEEHAALAQRHRFLAEQLADLKRSRADLLGIVEEIDARVQEVFTSAYQDTAREFASVFDRLFPGGEGRLVLTDPGDMLTTGIEIEARPAGKKVKRLSLLSGGERSLAAVALLIAIFKARPSPFYVMDEVEAALDDTNLGRLLEIFTELRESSQLIIITHQKRTMEVADALYGITMRDGVTQAVSQRLARDRGAGGAPATGG